A window of Gemmatimonadota bacterium contains these coding sequences:
- a CDS encoding TolC family protein, whose protein sequence is RTRTAYVSAQLSQELELIATVAVEQADNFLAQERLRFESGVASELDVLRAEVSAENLRPDLVRARNASAVATLDLKALLDIPPATPLRLSTALDVPTAERRVSDAARRADALDDRPALKAAERTVAIRREQLRIARAGHLPTVSLRANYGRQAFPQTVFGFNGVDWRNDFNAVVGVQIPIFSGFRVDAEAEQATVALAQEELRLTQLREGVALQYERAVGERERAEASLAARERTVAQATRVHDLTVLRYEQGLATQLEVADARLGLLRARTALAQATADYHLAAAAIVRALGETTVSF, encoded by the coding sequence CGGACACGCACGGCCTACGTTAGCGCGCAACTGTCGCAGGAACTCGAACTCATCGCCACCGTGGCCGTTGAACAGGCCGACAACTTCCTCGCGCAGGAGAGATTGCGCTTCGAGTCCGGCGTCGCGTCAGAGCTCGACGTGCTGAGGGCCGAGGTATCGGCGGAGAACCTGCGCCCCGATCTCGTGCGGGCGCGCAACGCTTCGGCCGTTGCCACCTTGGACCTGAAGGCGCTGCTCGACATTCCGCCAGCGACGCCGCTGCGTCTGTCGACGGCGCTCGACGTGCCAACGGCGGAGCGGCGTGTGAGCGATGCCGCGCGGCGTGCGGACGCTCTCGATGACCGCCCTGCGTTGAAGGCCGCCGAGCGCACGGTGGCAATTCGGCGCGAGCAGCTGCGCATCGCGCGCGCTGGGCATTTGCCGACGGTGAGTCTCCGCGCAAATTATGGTCGCCAGGCATTCCCGCAGACGGTTTTCGGCTTCAACGGCGTCGACTGGCGCAATGACTTCAATGCCGTTGTCGGCGTGCAGATCCCGATCTTCTCGGGCTTCCGCGTCGATGCTGAAGCAGAGCAAGCCACCGTTGCGTTGGCCCAGGAGGAACTGCGGCTCACCCAGCTACGTGAGGGGGTCGCGTTGCAGTACGAGCGAGCGGTGGGGGAGCGTGAACGTGCCGAGGCCAGCCTCGCGGCCCGTGAGCGTACGGTCGCCCAGGCGACTCGCGTGCACGACCTCACTGTGCTGCGCTACGAGCAGGGGCTGGCGACGCAGCTCGAAGTCGCCGATGCCCGACTCGGACTTCTGCGTGCCCGCACGGCGCTGGCGCAGGCGACTGCTGACTATCACCTCGCCGCCGCGGCCATTGTGCGCGCGTTGGGCGAGACGACCGTGAGTTTCTGA
- a CDS encoding efflux RND transporter periplasmic adaptor subunit codes for MTTSTPSGFSRMTARLPLLLLLAACAACGGADASPESAAATAAVERPVTLVEADLLTAETGDLTTGVSLSGMLEPAATVTVAAQVEGTLGQVLVNRGSAVVEGARLATLQADGVRARVAAAEANVAVARTRRDASRRLFEAGAISKIDLESSEAAFAAAEAQSAAALESAGFTAVTAPITGTVSDRRVDAGTAVRVGDPLFTVVSTTELELAGRVPVDEAGAIRVGQEVRFSIDALAGREFTGRVARKDPIADPVTRQVGVYVRLANPRNEITAGQYARGEVAGRTLRATLRVPETAVLGSGAEAVVFVFADGRLERRSVTVAARSARDGVVAISSGLTTGERVLMRPTLGLADGQAAVISGER; via the coding sequence ATGACGACCTCCACACCCTCCGGATTTTCTCGAATGACGGCCCGCCTTCCGCTGCTGCTCCTCCTCGCCGCGTGCGCCGCTTGTGGCGGCGCAGATGCCTCGCCGGAGTCCGCGGCCGCCACCGCGGCTGTCGAGCGCCCCGTTACGCTCGTGGAGGCCGATCTTCTGACCGCCGAGACCGGCGATCTGACCACCGGCGTGTCTCTCTCGGGGATGCTCGAGCCCGCGGCGACGGTAACCGTCGCGGCGCAGGTCGAGGGCACCCTTGGCCAGGTATTGGTGAATCGCGGCAGCGCGGTCGTCGAAGGCGCGCGGCTCGCGACGCTCCAGGCCGATGGCGTGCGCGCTCGTGTCGCCGCCGCCGAAGCGAACGTTGCGGTCGCGAGGACGCGGCGCGACGCGTCGCGCCGTCTCTTCGAGGCCGGGGCAATCAGCAAGATCGACCTTGAGAGTTCCGAGGCCGCGTTCGCTGCCGCAGAGGCCCAGTCCGCGGCCGCGCTCGAGAGCGCGGGATTCACGGCCGTCACAGCGCCGATTACGGGGACGGTGAGCGATCGCCGCGTCGACGCGGGCACGGCGGTCCGCGTGGGGGACCCGCTCTTCACGGTGGTGAGCACGACAGAGCTAGAACTCGCCGGCCGTGTGCCGGTCGACGAAGCCGGTGCGATCCGCGTGGGCCAGGAGGTGCGATTCAGCATTGATGCCCTGGCGGGGCGAGAGTTCACTGGCCGCGTCGCGCGCAAGGATCCGATCGCCGACCCCGTCACGCGGCAAGTGGGGGTGTACGTTCGGCTGGCGAATCCGCGGAATGAAATCACGGCCGGGCAGTATGCGCGCGGGGAGGTCGCGGGGCGTACGCTTCGTGCGACGCTACGCGTGCCCGAGACCGCGGTGCTCGGTAGCGGCGCGGAGGCGGTTGTGTTCGTCTTTGCCGACGGGCGACTTGAGCGCCGGTCCGTGACGGTCGCCGCGCGCAGTGCGCGCGACGGCGTGGTCGCGATCAGCAGCGGTCTTACGACGGGCGAGCGTGTGCTGATGCGCCCAACACTCGGCCTGGCCGACGGCCAAGCCGCTGTGATTTCGGGAGAGCGTTGA
- a CDS encoding efflux RND transporter permease subunit yields MLGLIVLGIFGFRRLSIDQFPNVDIPVITVQTVYPGASAETVEREVTERMERAFNPVEGVDRITSVSLEGVSQVIIEFDLGRGADLAAQDIRTKIETIRRDLPVDIDPPLVQKFDPSAQAIISLALSSASLPLTQLTTRADEEIRRALESVQGVGEVRLAGGIRKEVRVSLKPERLRALGVTVNEVMTALRLQNLEVPAGRLERGSTETLVRVTGRITDPAQFNEIIVANRRGTPVRLREVATVIEGGEDERSVALVNGTRAVALDVIKISGSNTVEVADGVLEALDGIRAQLPPGTELQVVRDNSVMIRASVTDVLHELVLGAILTVVIVMLFLNDWKATAITSLALPVSVVSSFILMSALGFTLNMLTLMALALSIGILIDDAIVVIENIVRHREMGASAREAALRGTSEIQLAVLATTLAIVAVFVPVAFMGGIIGRFFFQFGLTVAWAVLVSLFVSFTLTPMLAAWWGVDPHSASHHSGGNLLTRIITKFNVWFDSIAERYRGVISWSVAHRKATLAVAGVSFVGAFALFPLIGGAFTPDVDNGEFTVTFETPEGSSLEYSRGKLAQIDANLRAISEVRYTYATIGAGATGTVTNGEVFVKLVPAADRSVSHLDLMARARQLLSPIYGVRTAVLAPSGPGGTQSPLIVNVRGNAVDTLQQISGKVAAAMQAMPGVVDVATSLGDPRPEYRIEVRRDVANDAGLDIGQVAATVRPFMAGEVATRWEDPTGEERDVRVQAETEARISERDLELLPLATMRRNADGSAVTIPLGAVARVTRSSAPAQIDRQDLQRSASITAATEGDLSISEASAQIRAAIAQIELPAGYTVQLGGETEQLEETAGFMIEAIVLAIVLIFLILASQFESLTQPFAIMLSLPLSLIGVLLALLVTNDTLNMMSMIGVILLFGLVVKNAILLVDNANERRAAGLDRVAAVIEAGVIRLRPIMMTTLAMIAGMLPIALAMGEGGGFRAPMARAVIGGLITSTILTLVVVPVAYLYLDEFGSWVARKVTRRDA; encoded by the coding sequence ATGCTCGGGCTGATCGTGCTTGGTATCTTCGGCTTCCGCCGCTTGAGCATCGACCAGTTCCCGAACGTCGACATCCCGGTGATCACGGTGCAGACCGTGTATCCGGGCGCGAGCGCCGAGACTGTCGAGCGCGAAGTCACGGAGCGGATGGAGCGGGCATTCAACCCCGTCGAGGGCGTGGACCGCATCACGTCCGTGTCGCTCGAGGGCGTTTCGCAGGTCATCATCGAGTTCGACCTCGGACGAGGCGCCGACCTCGCGGCACAGGACATCCGGACGAAGATCGAGACGATTCGTCGCGATCTTCCGGTGGACATCGATCCTCCTCTGGTGCAGAAGTTCGATCCGTCCGCGCAAGCAATCATATCACTGGCGCTCTCGTCGGCCTCGCTGCCGCTCACGCAGCTAACCACGCGCGCCGATGAAGAAATCCGTCGCGCGCTGGAATCGGTGCAGGGCGTGGGCGAGGTACGCCTCGCGGGCGGCATCCGCAAGGAAGTGCGCGTCTCGCTGAAGCCAGAGCGGCTACGGGCGCTTGGCGTGACGGTTAACGAGGTCATGACCGCGCTTCGCCTACAGAACCTTGAGGTGCCGGCAGGTCGCCTCGAGCGCGGCAGCACGGAAACGCTCGTGCGCGTGACGGGCCGCATCACGGATCCGGCGCAGTTCAACGAGATCATCGTTGCGAACCGCCGCGGCACTCCCGTGCGGCTCAGGGAAGTCGCGACCGTCATCGAGGGTGGCGAGGACGAGCGCTCAGTCGCCTTGGTCAACGGCACTCGCGCGGTCGCGCTCGATGTCATCAAGATTTCCGGCTCAAATACCGTGGAGGTCGCGGACGGTGTACTTGAGGCGCTCGACGGGATCCGCGCGCAACTGCCGCCGGGCACTGAGCTTCAGGTCGTGCGCGACAATTCCGTTATGATTCGCGCCTCGGTCACCGATGTGCTGCACGAACTCGTACTCGGCGCGATTCTCACGGTGGTGATCGTGATGCTCTTCCTCAACGACTGGAAGGCCACGGCCATCACCTCCTTAGCGCTGCCAGTGTCGGTGGTGAGTTCATTCATCCTGATGAGCGCGCTAGGCTTCACGCTGAACATGTTGACGTTGATGGCGCTGGCGCTATCCATCGGCATTCTCATTGACGACGCAATCGTTGTCATCGAGAACATCGTCAGGCATCGCGAGATGGGAGCGAGCGCACGGGAGGCGGCGTTGAGGGGCACCAGCGAGATTCAACTCGCCGTGCTCGCGACGACACTGGCGATCGTCGCCGTGTTCGTGCCGGTGGCGTTCATGGGCGGCATCATCGGTCGCTTCTTCTTCCAGTTCGGTCTCACCGTTGCCTGGGCGGTGCTGGTTTCGCTGTTCGTGTCGTTCACGCTGACGCCAATGTTGGCAGCCTGGTGGGGCGTCGACCCGCACTCCGCGAGCCATCATTCCGGCGGCAATCTGTTGACGCGAATCATCACTAAGTTCAACGTATGGTTCGACTCGATCGCCGAGCGGTACCGAGGCGTCATTTCCTGGTCGGTGGCGCATCGCAAGGCGACGTTGGCGGTAGCCGGGGTGTCATTCGTCGGTGCGTTCGCTCTGTTTCCGCTTATCGGCGGCGCGTTCACGCCGGACGTGGACAACGGCGAGTTCACGGTGACATTCGAGACGCCAGAGGGATCGAGCCTCGAGTACTCCCGTGGCAAGTTAGCGCAGATCGACGCAAACCTCCGAGCGATATCTGAGGTGCGCTACACCTACGCGACCATCGGCGCGGGCGCCACTGGCACCGTGACCAACGGTGAAGTGTTCGTGAAGCTCGTCCCCGCTGCGGATCGAAGCGTCTCGCACCTGGACCTGATGGCGCGCGCGAGGCAGTTACTCTCGCCGATTTACGGGGTGCGCACTGCAGTGCTCGCCCCCTCGGGTCCCGGGGGTACGCAATCGCCGCTGATCGTAAACGTGCGCGGCAATGCGGTGGATACGCTGCAGCAGATCTCGGGAAAGGTGGCGGCAGCGATGCAGGCTATGCCCGGTGTTGTGGACGTCGCGACATCGCTCGGCGATCCGCGGCCGGAGTATCGCATCGAGGTGCGCCGCGATGTCGCGAACGATGCCGGACTGGACATCGGGCAAGTTGCGGCGACAGTGCGGCCGTTTATGGCCGGCGAGGTAGCGACCCGCTGGGAAGACCCGACTGGCGAGGAGCGCGACGTGCGAGTCCAGGCCGAGACGGAGGCCCGCATCTCGGAGCGCGATCTCGAGTTGCTACCGCTAGCGACAATGCGTCGCAATGCGGATGGGTCCGCCGTGACGATCCCACTCGGAGCAGTCGCACGCGTAACCCGCAGCTCCGCGCCGGCGCAGATTGATCGTCAGGACCTGCAGCGCTCCGCGAGCATTACGGCGGCCACTGAAGGCGACCTCTCGATTTCGGAGGCCTCGGCGCAGATTCGCGCGGCCATTGCGCAAATCGAGCTGCCGGCCGGCTACACCGTTCAGCTGGGAGGCGAAACCGAGCAGCTCGAGGAGACGGCCGGCTTCATGATTGAGGCCATCGTGCTGGCGATCGTGCTGATTTTCCTTATCCTTGCGTCTCAGTTCGAGTCGCTGACGCAGCCGTTTGCAATCATGCTCTCCCTGCCGCTTTCGCTGATTGGCGTGCTCCTCGCGCTGCTTGTTACGAACGACACTCTTAATATGATGTCGATGATTGGTGTCATCCTGCTGTTCGGCCTCGTGGTGAAGAACGCAATCCTACTCGTTGACAACGCCAACGAGCGCCGGGCTGCAGGCCTGGACCGGGTTGCGGCGGTCATCGAGGCGGGCGTAATCCGGCTGCGGCCGATTATGATGACCACGTTGGCAATGATCGCGGGCATGCTGCCGATCGCGCTCGCGATGGGCGAAGGCGGCGGCTTCCGAGCACCGATGGCGCGGGCGGTAATCGGTGGATTGATCACGTCGACAATCCTGACCCTGGTGGTGGTGCCGGTGGCATACCTGTACCTCGACGAGTTCGGGAGCTGGGTCGCGCGCAAGGTTACGCGGCGCGATGCCTGA
- a CDS encoding TetR/AcrR family transcriptional regulator, with protein sequence MPDLPGRSTRERLLAAAAKCFAAGGSHGATTRAIASAAGVNEVTIFRLFGGKERLLVEAKVKLLATIAVEPLPPQPGDAMSDITHWAGESVAQLSRVRDLLRHDLAEAASSSTANSAGRLLGEMNEELARYLGALEGVRITRARLEATVAMFVAALVTEAIIGVSTRGRPWLPYEVRLHLYVAATLDAVRSDHGEAAE encoded by the coding sequence ATGCCTGACCTGCCGGGGCGGAGCACGCGCGAGCGGCTGTTGGCGGCCGCCGCAAAGTGTTTCGCGGCCGGTGGCTCGCACGGTGCGACGACGCGCGCGATTGCCTCGGCGGCTGGGGTGAATGAGGTGACGATCTTCCGGCTCTTCGGAGGCAAGGAGCGCTTGCTGGTTGAGGCGAAGGTCAAGCTCTTGGCAACAATCGCGGTGGAACCGCTACCGCCGCAGCCCGGCGACGCCATGAGCGACATCACACACTGGGCGGGCGAGTCAGTTGCGCAGTTGTCGCGCGTGCGTGACCTGTTGAGGCATGACCTTGCAGAGGCAGCGTCCAGTTCCACCGCGAACTCAGCGGGCCGACTACTCGGGGAGATGAACGAAGAGCTTGCGCGTTACCTCGGCGCATTGGAAGGCGTCCGGATCACGAGAGCGCGGCTGGAAGCGACAGTTGCAATGTTTGTTGCCGCGTTGGTGACCGAGGCAATCATCGGCGTGTCGACCCGGGGCCGGCCCTGGTTGCCGTACGAGGTGCGCCTGCACTTGTATGTCGCAGCTACATTGGACGCCGTTCGCTCAGATCACGGCGAGGCCGCAGAGTGA